Below is a genomic region from Proteiniborus ethanoligenes.
TACCTTTAAAAATTTTAGTTTATAGCAACATTAATTAATCTATTTTATAATTGCTCCTTTTGATACTAATCCTTACAGCATTATATAAAACCATACCTACTACTGTATTTATAAGAGCTGCTGGTAAAACAATGGTCACTAGCAATACATTGAAGCTTCCTGGTAGCCCTGCTATAAAGGCTGCTGAAGATAGAAAAACTATTCCGCTTATTAATGTCCCTAAAGCTATTATAATCATCATCAATATTTGCTCTTTAGCTTTTCCAGCAAAGGCTCTCATACTAAAATACACTATAGTCGTTGTAATTATCTTGTCAATTATATTAGGAAGCTGCCCAGCAGGAAACCCTGTTGTAAGCGCAGAAAATATACCTATGACTAAGCCCGCAGTTATACAAGACTTAAAATCTTCATTATACAAAATTACGATAAAAAGCATAACTAGTGAAAAGTCTGGTTTCATACCAAGGACTAATGGTGGAGTGATCTGATGTAAAAGAGCTCCTATTGCAAGTAATAAAGAATTTAATACAAATTTTTTCATGTTCATAAAAAACACTCTCCTTAGATTTTTTGTTTTAGATTTCATTGTTCTATTATTAGGAATAAAATCTCTTCACATCATCATCACCTCCTTCTAGGATTTATTGAATCAAAAAACAAAAAATCCGTCCTAAATAATAGGACGGAATAATATCCGCGGTACCACCTAAATTGTGTAAATACACCTCTCTTCGAGTACTAACATACCCTATCCACTATAACGTGTGGCTAACGGTAGTGCTAATCTAAACTACTTATTTCACACCACTCCTCAAGGGCCCATTCATTGAACATTGTCGTGCCAGATTTCCACCATCACCAGCTCTCTATAACTAAACATGCAACTACTCTTCCCTCTCAACGGAAACAATTAAATTATTAATATGATATCACTAAGGGGTAGAGTTGTCAAATTATTTTACAATAAGTTGAAATACTAATAATTGCCTTTATTCAAAGGAATAGCTTTGTTTTTTTACTTTAATGTGGAAAAATATATGATAAAAATAGTTCTTGTACATGAGCTTAGTCACAATACTCACCACATGCATCTAACTAAAAATAGTCTCTTTCAGGAGTATGAAATATTTGATATTACTTCCCAGCCAGAATATTATGCAAACATATTTGCTATACATCTTCTATTAGATTAGATGTAAGCGTATAATAATTGATGGATTTTCTAATTGATCCCCAAATGAGATAATAAAGTAGACTTGTGAACACTTTTAAAGTGTTTACAAGTGTTACAAACACTTTAAAAGTCTCAGGAGGGATCTATATGGACATGAGATCTGTAAGTCATCAGGTTAAGGTTCAAGAGTGGCGTGAAATTATCTCTAGATGTAGGAATAGTGGTATGCCAGTACGAGAATGGTGCAGCGAGAATGGAATTAAACCAGGTCAATACTATTACTGGCTAAGGGTAATTCGCAATGAGTCCCTGGCATTGATACCAAGAGAACCGCAGGTAGTTCAACCTTCTTTTTCAGCTATTAAAGTTTCTGAAATGAACAATACAGATACTGATGAGGCTGATACCTGTGCAGTAGTAAAAACTAGTTCATTTTCCATAGAAATTAAGAATGCTGCTAATCCTAAAACATTGGAGCAGGTTCTCCAGATATTAGATAGCTTATGTTAGCAGAATTTAACGGCTTTGTCCATATTTACGTTGCATGCGGACATACGGATATGCGGAAATCAATCGATGGTCTTGCAGCCATTGTAGCTCAGAATTCTAATCTTAATCCATTTGAAAAAAGTCTGTTTTTGTTCTGTGGAAGAAGACGTGACAGAATAAAAGGATTGTTATGGGAGGGAGATGGTTTTTTACTACTATACAAAAGACTTGAGGGTTGTTCTTTTAACTGGCCAAAAGACCCTCAGGAAGTATTAGAGATAACCCCTCAGCAGTATCGTTGGTTAATGGAAGGTCTATCTATCCATCAGAAAAATACCATACCAAAATTAGAGAAAAAGAAAGTAATTTAAAGGCTAAAAACGCACCAAAAAGCGTATTTTAAGCCTTTTTAAGTGGATTTTCCAAGCAAAAAATGGTATAATTAAGATAGATAAAAACTTAGAGAGAAGGCAAATTAAAGTGAATGAAAACATATTAATATAAACACTTCAAAAGACAGTTGAATCACAAAATGAAATAATAGAATCTCTAAGAAAAGAGCTTCAGCGTGCTAATGAAAATGTAGAATTTCTATTAAAGAAACTATATGACAGAAAGACTGAAAAAACATCTGCAATTGATGGACAACTTGTAATTGAGGAAGTGGCTCTTGGTCTTTTTAATGCAGCAGAAGTTACTAAAGACTTCACAGTGCTACAACCAGTTCCATTCGAAGAACCTGTAAAAAGAACACGTTCAGGTTACAAAAGGAAGGCGGCATTTAAAAATATTCCTCAGCAGGATCAAGTATACAAAATAGAAGAAACTCAAAGGAACTGCCCTAAATGTGGAGATAATATATCAGTTGTAGGCAAGAAATTTTTACGTTCTGAAATTAAATATATTCCAGCCGAAATCAGCATTGTAAATATATATCAGGAGACCTATGAGTGCAGAAAATGCAAAAAAGAAGGTCTACCTTCTTTTTTTAATCCCTATACTCCAGAGCCAGTATTACAACATTCCTATGCTACTGCATCAAGCGTTGCTTGGACTATGTATCAAAATTTGTACAAGCAGTTCCACTATATCGCCAAGAAAAAGATTGGAAGCAGATGGGTTTTCCAATCAGCCGTGCAACACTATCCAATTGGATACTAAAGGCATCAGAAGAATGGCTAATGCCTTTAGTGTAAAGACTTCAAGAAGAACTCTTAAAAGAGAAGTATTTGCATGTTGACGAAACTCCAGTTCAAGTGCTAAGTGAACCAGGAAAGAAAAACACTACTAAATCATACATGTGAGTTTACTCTACATCCACCAATGCAAATCATGGCATTAGGATATTTAAATATGCTACAGGTAGAGCAGGAGAAAATGCAAGCAAGTTTCTCCAAGGGTTCAGTGGATTTTTGCACACGGATGCTTTTTCAGGGTATGGAAAAGTAAAAGATATCCGCCACTGCCTATGCTGGGCTCATGTTAGGAGATACTTTAAGATGCTATGCCTAAAGATACGAAAAGCCAGGAAGGGGTGCTGCCAGCTACAGGAATAGCATACTGTAATCAGTTATTTGACTGGGAGAGAAAATTTAAAGACCTCTCGCCTGAAGAGAGAAGAATTAAGCGTCTGGAAAAGAAAAAACCAATTCTGGAGGCCTTTTGGTCATGGGCAGAAACAACCCTCACACAGGTACTGCCAAAATCTAAAATTGGAACAACTCTTCAATATGCGATAAATCATAAGGAAAAGCTTCAAACATACCTAGAAGATGGGAACTGTGTAATATCCAACAACATTGCAAAAAACAGTATCAAACCATTTACCGTAGGGAGAAAGAACTGGGAGTTTTGCGGAAGCCCTGAAGGAGCCAAAGCAAGTGCATGCGTATATACATTAGTGGAAACCGCAAAGGCAAATGGCTTAAATCCCTACAAATATTTAGAATTCATTTTATCAAGAATACCTAGTTCTAATTTTAATACTAATCCGAAAGTACTGGATCTTATGCTACCATGGGGTTCACTAATTCAAAAAACATGTAAAGCAGACTAAATCAATCTAAGGGAGATGACCATATGATCATCTCCCTTAAATCATATACCTTATTAGCAATTGATCCAATACATCGATTATTGATCGCTTACGATTAGGTGATGCTGAAATAATGAAATTAGCAAAAAATATACAGCTGTTGAAATAGCTAGTATATTGAATGTAAATATGAAATTATTGATTTTAAAAATAAATGAGATGAATAAATATGGTGAATATTGTAATTTAAGACATGCTACTAAGGGTAATTTTTTAGAGAGATTAGAGGGTTAAAGGTGAGTTCTTTAGATGATAGATAATATCCTCCACTTAATATAATGTAATCAAGTGGAGGATTATTCCCTACAATATTTTTATTTTTTTCTACCATTATTATACACTAAGTACTAAAAATTAATTTTTTAGCTTAAGTAGAATTATTAATACCTGTTTTTATTTATAATGCTTAATATTATTTTTTCTTGCGTTTCCTATTTTCAGCAGATTTAAAGGCATCAGTCATTATATTAGAAGCAAATGAATCTTGTTTTCGATTTTTATAATTATGCTGTGATTTCTGTTTTTGATTGATATATGATTTCTGATTGTCATGTGATTTGTGTTTTAGATTATTATTACAATCTTGCTTTTTAATATTTGGATTCTTTTGAAGTTCTTCATATTTTAAAATTGTAGGAAGTACATTTCTATATCTAAACTCATTTGGTTTAAATCTCATATATCTATATTTGTCTGCG
It encodes:
- a CDS encoding IS66 family transposase, which translates into the protein MPKDTKSQEGVLPATGIAYCNQLFDWERKFKDLSPEERRIKRLEKKKPILEAFWSWAETTLTQVLPKSKIGTTLQYAINHKEKLQTYLEDGNCVISNNIAKNSIKPFTVGRKNWEFCGSPEGAKASACVYTLVETAKANGLNPYKYLEFILSRIPSSNFNTNPKVLDLMLPWGSLIQKTCKAD
- a CDS encoding IS66 family transposase zinc-finger binding domain-containing protein produces the protein MALGLFNAAEVTKDFTVLQPVPFEEPVKRTRSGYKRKAAFKNIPQQDQVYKIEETQRNCPKCGDNISVVGKKFLRSEIKYIPAEISIVNIYQETYECRKCKKEGLPSFFNPYTPEPVLQHSYATASSVAWTMYQNLYKQFHYIAKKKIGSRWVFQSAVQHYPIGY
- the tnpA gene encoding IS66 family insertion sequence element accessory protein TnpA, whose amino-acid sequence is MDMRSVSHQVKVQEWREIISRCRNSGMPVREWCSENGIKPGQYYYWLRVIRNESLALIPREPQVVQPSFSAIKVSEMNNTDTDEADTCAVVKTSSFSIEIKNAANPKTLEQVLQILDSLC
- a CDS encoding tryptophan transporter; translated protein: MNMKKFVLNSLLLAIGALLHQITPPLVLGMKPDFSLVMLFIVILYNEDFKSCITAGLVIGIFSALTTGFPAGQLPNIIDKIITTTIVYFSMRAFAGKAKEQILMMIIIALGTLISGIVFLSSAAFIAGLPGSFNVLLVTIVLPAALINTVVGMVLYNAVRISIKRSNYKID
- the tnpB gene encoding IS66 family insertion sequence element accessory protein TnpB (TnpB, as the term is used for proteins encoded by IS66 family insertion elements, is considered an accessory protein, since TnpC, encoded by a neighboring gene, is a DDE family transposase.), coding for MLAEFNGFVHIYVACGHTDMRKSIDGLAAIVAQNSNLNPFEKSLFLFCGRRRDRIKGLLWEGDGFLLLYKRLEGCSFNWPKDPQEVLEITPQQYRWLMEGLSIHQKNTIPKLEKKKVI